Proteins found in one Enterococcus sp. 9D6_DIV0238 genomic segment:
- a CDS encoding beta-glucoside-specific PTS transporter subunit IIABC, producing MGKYEELAKNIVKEVGGKENVNSLTNCITRLRFKLKDESKANTEVLKNMDGVVTVMQAGGQYQVVIGNHVPDVRKDVDAVLGILEPVADEGPKGNLFDRFVDMISGIFQPILAPLSAAGMLKGVNAILAFALGSSFSGSSTYAVFNAMGDGLFLFLPIFIGYTAMKKFGGSPFLGMMIASSLVYTGFIDGSATATFAEAGGLNFFGIPFSIPAAGYGSTVMPIIAATAFSAFLEKQLRKIIPDVVKLFLVPFFTALIAIPLTFLVIGPVMNVVADGLGNGLLAVQDFNPIIFGAIVGFTWQILVMFGMHWALIPFVIISLSQGTPTSLLTGSGSVSFAQTGAVLAVMLKTKNLRLKELSIPAFISGIFGVTEPAIYGITLPKKKPFWASCIVGGVIGAIAMGLGIEAYQMGGLGIFRYTGTIAPDGNMKYAIYSMILDAVALAAGFGLAWILGFKDDEPTVQLSKEEAKLAATGQKKKLGKDEVFSPLEGKVLPLSEARDAAFSEGIMGKGVVIEPARGEIVAPFDGTIMTLFPTKHAIGLISDNGTEVLIHIGIDTVQLEGEGFESFVEQNATVKKGDKLVTFDIEAIEAAGYSTQVPIIITNTPDYADVIPTSETAVKQGDILITAVISN from the coding sequence ATGGGCAAATATGAAGAATTAGCAAAAAACATTGTAAAAGAAGTTGGTGGAAAAGAAAACGTCAATTCACTAACAAACTGTATCACACGTCTACGCTTCAAATTAAAAGATGAAAGTAAAGCAAACACCGAAGTTCTAAAAAATATGGATGGTGTCGTAACGGTCATGCAGGCTGGCGGACAATATCAAGTCGTTATCGGGAATCATGTACCTGATGTACGTAAAGATGTTGATGCAGTCTTGGGCATTTTAGAACCTGTTGCAGATGAAGGACCTAAAGGCAATTTATTTGATCGATTCGTCGATATGATTTCTGGTATTTTTCAACCTATTCTTGCGCCTTTATCCGCTGCCGGTATGCTAAAAGGGGTCAATGCGATCCTTGCCTTTGCTTTAGGCTCTAGTTTCTCTGGAAGCTCGACATATGCTGTATTCAACGCGATGGGCGATGGGTTATTCTTATTCCTACCGATCTTTATTGGCTACACAGCAATGAAAAAATTTGGCGGCTCACCATTCTTAGGAATGATGATCGCATCCAGTTTGGTTTATACAGGATTTATTGACGGTTCCGCAACTGCAACGTTTGCAGAAGCGGGCGGACTGAATTTCTTTGGGATCCCGTTTTCGATCCCCGCTGCAGGATACGGCTCAACAGTAATGCCGATCATCGCTGCCACAGCGTTCAGTGCTTTTCTTGAAAAACAATTGCGGAAAATCATTCCGGATGTTGTTAAATTATTCTTGGTACCGTTTTTCACTGCATTGATCGCGATTCCTTTGACTTTCTTAGTGATCGGTCCAGTTATGAATGTCGTAGCAGATGGCTTAGGAAATGGGTTATTAGCTGTTCAAGATTTCAACCCAATCATTTTCGGCGCGATCGTCGGGTTTACTTGGCAGATTTTGGTTATGTTCGGTATGCACTGGGCATTGATTCCGTTTGTGATCATTTCATTATCTCAAGGAACACCAACTTCACTATTGACAGGATCAGGAAGTGTATCCTTTGCGCAAACAGGTGCAGTGCTTGCTGTTATGTTGAAAACGAAAAACCTACGACTGAAAGAACTATCTATCCCAGCCTTCATTTCAGGAATCTTCGGTGTAACTGAGCCTGCGATCTACGGGATCACTTTACCGAAAAAGAAACCTTTCTGGGCATCTTGTATCGTTGGTGGTGTGATCGGAGCGATCGCAATGGGCTTAGGAATTGAAGCGTATCAAATGGGTGGTCTTGGTATCTTTAGATATACTGGTACGATCGCACCTGATGGAAATATGAAATATGCGATCTACAGCATGATCTTAGATGCTGTTGCGTTGGCAGCTGGTTTTGGCTTAGCTTGGATCTTAGGATTCAAAGACGACGAACCAACTGTTCAATTATCAAAAGAAGAAGCAAAATTAGCTGCAACTGGTCAAAAAAAGAAATTAGGTAAAGATGAAGTATTTTCACCACTTGAAGGAAAAGTATTGCCATTAAGCGAAGCAAGAGATGCTGCCTTTTCTGAAGGTATCATGGGTAAAGGAGTAGTTATCGAACCTGCCCGCGGTGAAATCGTTGCCCCATTTGATGGAACGATCATGACTCTATTCCCAACAAAACATGCCATTGGTTTGATATCCGATAATGGAACTGAGGTTTTGATCCATATTGGGATCGACACGGTTCAGCTTGAAGGCGAAGGCTTTGAATCTTTCGTAGAACAAAATGCAACTGTTAAAAAAGGAGACAAATTAGTCACATTTGATATTGAAGCAATCGAAGCTGCTGGTTACAGCACACAGGTACCGATCATCATAACCAACACACCTGATTACGCAGATGTGATCCCGACTTCCGAAACAGCTGTGAAACAAGGAGATATTCTCATTACAGCAGTCATTTCGAACTAG
- the licT gene encoding BglG family transcription antiterminator LicT, whose protein sequence is MEILKILNNNVVIVTNEEHEEVILMGNGLGFQMKAGAQVNEEKVEKVFKLENQVEPEQIEKVFSEIPEEIISISYEIVSYATRTLDKKLNEIAFIAIADHLHSAIQREKNNIQVKNFLLWDIKRFFPNELKIARKAIQIVNQKLAVNLTDDEAGFLALHITNAGIDNSHEDAVSLTQLIEEILTVIKYTLKINFVENDIYFQRFITHLKFFSERVLKNNALEKEENQVENELFLLVTNQYPEAFEVTKKVAELLKTRRNYTISKDEQVYITIHLARIIEKTRD, encoded by the coding sequence TTGGAAATTCTAAAAATTCTGAATAATAATGTTGTCATCGTCACAAACGAAGAACATGAAGAAGTTATTTTGATGGGTAATGGACTGGGTTTTCAGATGAAGGCCGGTGCACAAGTAAATGAAGAAAAAGTTGAAAAAGTATTCAAATTAGAAAATCAAGTGGAACCAGAGCAGATCGAAAAAGTTTTCTCTGAAATTCCAGAAGAAATCATCAGTATCTCCTACGAAATTGTTTCCTATGCGACTCGAACATTAGATAAAAAACTAAATGAGATTGCTTTTATCGCTATTGCTGATCATCTTCATTCCGCAATCCAACGTGAAAAAAATAATATTCAGGTAAAAAATTTCTTGTTATGGGACATTAAACGCTTTTTCCCGAACGAGCTAAAAATCGCCCGAAAAGCGATCCAGATCGTCAATCAAAAACTAGCAGTCAACTTGACTGATGATGAAGCTGGCTTTTTAGCACTTCATATCACCAATGCCGGCATCGACAACAGTCATGAAGATGCAGTCAGTTTAACACAGTTGATCGAAGAAATTTTAACAGTGATCAAATACACACTAAAAATCAACTTTGTTGAAAATGATATTTACTTCCAACGATTTATCACCCATCTCAAATTTTTCTCTGAGCGGGTCTTAAAAAATAATGCATTGGAAAAAGAAGAAAATCAAGTCGAAAATGAGCTGTTTCTACTCGTGACTAACCAATATCCTGAAGCTTTTGAGGTAACAAAAAAAGTCGCAGAACTTCTTAAAACAAGACGCAATTATACTATTTCAAAAGATGAACAAGTTTACATTACGATTCACCTTGCGCGAATTATTGAAAAAACCAGAGATTAA
- a CDS encoding helix-turn-helix domain-containing protein: MITIEANIQAYRKIKHMTQAELAEQLHVSRQTISKWELDKSTPSIEYLVQLSQKLNVTLDQLVIKTGSKFEKIVGTIKTNAYLFYTKKNKFRNPLLKC, from the coding sequence ATGATAACTATTGAAGCCAACATTCAAGCCTATCGAAAAATAAAGCATATGACTCAAGCAGAGTTAGCGGAGCAATTACACGTATCAAGACAAACGATTTCTAAATGGGAGTTGGATAAAAGTACGCCAAGTATCGAGTACCTCGTTCAGCTTAGTCAAAAACTTAACGTTACGCTGGATCAATTAGTTATAAAAACGGGAAGTAAATTTGAGAAAATAGTTGGGACGATAAAGACAAATGCATATCTTTTCTACACAAAGAAAAATAAATTTAGGAATCCCTTATTGAAATGTTAG
- a CDS encoding RidA family protein: protein MSNENVVLARNTENAPQNALAAQSVAFSHYNNLSAQLPIDPESGKLVAGGISKQAEQCFKNIQTIVESIDHRMSDIVRVTIFVKNIQDCDAVDEVYASFFKSYHPSKTVVAIADLPQNALVQIEALVSNGEGTIPNAPQAGDLIKLTNETANAPVDPLASQTVSFSHYNNLSAQLPIDPKTGRVVAGCVKKQTGQCLKNIKAILESIDVPFDDIVKINIYLKDLSKMEAVNKVYATFFPDSAIARSVAYLPARTVIAAADLPMGAEVQIEAVVSHGDGTPPQAIEDRHGLIIEANNTEKAPKCPFSTQTVAFSHYNHLSAQLPIDPQTNALVVGGIKEQTKQCLENIKAIIESVDHTLGDMVKVNIFVKDLEYMNAVDEVYKTFFPEGTPARKVIGVTELPKGALIQIDAIAGNAEGTPPIV from the coding sequence ATGAGCAATGAAAATGTAGTACTAGCAAGAAATACAGAGAATGCACCGCAAAATGCCCTTGCAGCACAGTCAGTTGCTTTTTCTCACTACAACAATCTATCTGCGCAGTTACCAATCGATCCCGAATCCGGTAAGCTAGTAGCTGGCGGAATCAGCAAACAAGCTGAGCAGTGTTTTAAAAATATCCAGACGATCGTTGAGAGTATCGATCATAGAATGAGTGATATCGTCAGGGTCACTATTTTTGTCAAAAACATACAAGACTGTGATGCAGTAGATGAAGTCTATGCCTCATTTTTTAAAAGCTATCATCCGTCAAAAACAGTCGTTGCAATTGCCGACTTACCACAAAACGCATTGGTACAAATCGAAGCACTAGTTTCAAATGGAGAAGGAACGATCCCGAATGCACCGCAAGCCGGTGATTTAATTAAGCTTACAAATGAGACAGCCAATGCACCGGTCGATCCGTTAGCAAGTCAAACAGTTTCATTTTCTCATTATAATAATCTATCCGCTCAACTGCCGATCGATCCGAAAACTGGGAGAGTCGTTGCTGGTTGTGTGAAAAAACAAACAGGTCAATGCTTGAAAAATATCAAAGCTATCCTGGAAAGCATCGATGTTCCATTTGATGACATCGTTAAAATCAATATTTACTTGAAAGATTTATCGAAAATGGAAGCTGTAAATAAAGTTTATGCTACCTTTTTCCCAGATTCGGCTATTGCGCGCTCCGTAGCTTATCTTCCTGCACGAACAGTGATTGCAGCAGCTGATTTACCAATGGGAGCCGAAGTTCAAATCGAAGCTGTTGTTTCACATGGTGATGGGACACCGCCTCAAGCGATTGAAGATCGACATGGACTTATCATAGAAGCGAATAATACAGAGAAAGCACCGAAATGTCCATTTTCAACACAAACCGTTGCATTTTCACATTACAATCATTTGTCTGCACAGTTGCCGATCGACCCGCAAACAAATGCTCTTGTGGTAGGTGGAATAAAAGAACAAACGAAACAATGCTTAGAGAACATCAAAGCAATTATTGAAAGCGTAGATCATACACTGGGAGACATGGTCAAAGTGAATATTTTCGTTAAAGATTTAGAATATATGAATGCCGTAGATGAAGTGTATAAAACTTTCTTCCCAGAAGGTACTCCAGCAAGAAAAGTGATCGGTGTAACTGAGTTGCCAAAAGGTGCCTTGATTCAGATCGATGCTATTGCTGGAAATGCGGAAGGAACACCGCCGATCGTTTGA
- a CDS encoding helix-turn-helix domain-containing protein, translating into MLVIGKKIRELRQAKKMTQKDLAKILNVTPQAVSKWERGESNPDIQILIHLSQFFHVSVDEIIGNKNKHFLDSIFSKMKGSKQMGKTVQKTSESKLAVNVDVKTVIIFDMVFSFIADKGLIQTQALNRKLNMLMKQKGKAIVIETYNSNQVDQYGSQADVILLTPTFGYAKEEIAKKFPKISVIGISKKEYGLLDVEKLYEKIIKALKI; encoded by the coding sequence ATGTTAGTGATAGGAAAGAAAATTAGAGAATTGAGACAAGCAAAAAAAATGACACAAAAAGATTTAGCTAAGATTTTGAATGTCACTCCTCAAGCGGTATCTAAATGGGAGAGAGGGGAAAGTAATCCAGATATTCAAATACTTATTCATTTGAGCCAATTTTTTCATGTTTCTGTTGACGAGATCATCGGAAATAAAAACAAACATTTCCTTGATTCTATTTTTTCTAAAATGAAAGGAAGTAAGCAGATGGGGAAAACAGTGCAGAAAACGTCAGAAAGTAAATTAGCAGTGAACGTAGATGTTAAAACAGTCATTATTTTTGATATGGTATTTAGTTTCATTGCAGATAAAGGATTGATACAGACACAAGCATTGAATAGAAAACTAAATATGCTTATGAAACAAAAAGGAAAGGCGATCGTAATCGAGACGTATAATTCAAATCAAGTTGATCAATATGGTTCTCAGGCAGATGTAATTCTTTTGACGCCGACATTTGGATATGCAAAAGAAGAAATAGCAAAGAAATTTCCAAAGATATCTGTGATCGGAATTTCTAAAAAAGAGTATGGACTATTGGATGTAGAAAAGCTATATGAGAAAATCATCAAGGCTTTAAAGATATGA
- a CDS encoding DUF1846 domain-containing protein encodes MKKLGFDPQKYIEEQSKYILERVDHYDKLYLEFGGKLIGDMHAKRVLPGFDADAKIKLLQKLKDQAEILICVYAGDIERNKIRGDYGITYDMDILRQIDELKEYGLAVNSVVITRYSGQPSTKMFINKLERRDIKVYKHSAIEDYPSNLEKIVSEEGFGKNEYIPTTKPIVVVTAPGPGSGKLATCLNQLYHESRNGKTAGYSKFETFPVWNVPLKHPLNIAYEAATVDLKDVNMIDSFHFDKYQQVAVNYNRDIETFPVIKRIIEKITGEESIYQSPTDMGVNRVGFGIIDDEVVKEASKQEIIRRCFATECDFKKGLIDEETVNRIKLIMEEVELKKEDRKAVLPAREYSEQLREQTQSNDTPAVIAFELADGRIVTGRTSNLMDSCSSAILNSIKMLANISDEILLLSPVILETIQTMKRKDLHSKITALKANEILIALAISAVTNPTAQLAYDKLSELNGVQAHSTVMLSKTDEQTLRELGLDITSDAVYPSENLYYI; translated from the coding sequence GTGAAGAAATTGGGGTTTGATCCACAAAAGTATATTGAAGAGCAGTCAAAGTATATTCTTGAAAGAGTCGATCACTATGACAAGTTATACTTGGAATTCGGTGGTAAGTTGATTGGTGATATGCATGCGAAACGTGTGTTACCAGGATTTGATGCGGATGCGAAAATCAAGCTGCTGCAAAAATTAAAAGATCAGGCGGAGATTTTGATTTGTGTTTATGCAGGTGATATCGAGCGGAATAAGATTCGTGGGGATTATGGGATCACATACGATATGGATATTTTACGCCAAATCGATGAATTGAAAGAATATGGTTTAGCTGTCAATAGTGTTGTGATCACACGCTACAGTGGACAACCTTCCACAAAAATGTTTATCAACAAGCTGGAAAGAAGAGACATCAAGGTTTATAAACATTCAGCAATTGAAGATTATCCATCAAATCTTGAAAAAATCGTCAGCGAAGAAGGTTTTGGGAAAAATGAGTACATTCCGACAACTAAACCAATCGTGGTCGTCACAGCCCCAGGACCTGGCAGTGGGAAATTAGCCACTTGTCTGAATCAACTGTATCATGAAAGCCGTAATGGCAAAACGGCTGGTTACTCAAAATTTGAAACCTTCCCTGTTTGGAATGTCCCGTTGAAGCATCCTTTAAATATTGCTTATGAAGCTGCGACCGTCGATTTAAAAGATGTCAATATGATCGATTCTTTCCATTTCGATAAATACCAGCAAGTGGCAGTCAACTATAATCGCGATATCGAAACGTTCCCTGTGATCAAACGAATCATTGAGAAAATCACTGGGGAAGAATCGATCTATCAATCGCCAACAGATATGGGCGTGAATCGTGTCGGCTTTGGTATCATTGATGATGAAGTCGTGAAAGAAGCCTCTAAACAAGAGATCATTCGTCGCTGCTTTGCCACAGAATGTGATTTTAAAAAAGGCTTGATCGATGAAGAAACAGTCAATCGTATCAAATTGATCATGGAAGAAGTCGAGTTGAAAAAAGAGGACCGCAAGGCAGTCCTTCCTGCTAGAGAGTACTCAGAACAATTAAGAGAACAAACCCAAAGTAATGATACACCGGCAGTCATTGCTTTTGAACTTGCGGATGGTCGTATCGTTACCGGAAGAACAAGCAATTTGATGGATTCCTGTTCGTCAGCTATTTTAAATTCAATCAAGATGCTAGCGAATATTTCGGATGAAATTTTATTACTATCGCCTGTCATTCTGGAAACGATCCAAACAATGAAACGTAAAGACCTACACAGCAAGATTACTGCTTTAAAAGCGAATGAAATCTTGATTGCCTTAGCAATCAGTGCCGTGACTAACCCAACAGCACAATTAGCTTATGATAAATTATCAGAGTTGAACGGCGTACAGGCTCATTCGACAGTAATGTTGAGTAAAACAGATGAGCAAACCCTGCGAGAGTTAGGCCTGGATATCACGAGCGATGCGGTTTATCCGTCAGAGAATTTGTATTATATTTAA
- a CDS encoding LacI family DNA-binding transcriptional regulator, producing the protein MKKITIRDVAKLANVSVSSVSHVFNHYDDISEETKRKVYDAAKKLGYVPNSAARSLSSKQLKTVALILNDINVIARGVAMPLEIISGVSDYLDDTEYEFVFYSTNLKKQKEKTLRQFCNEHNISGVIIQGLRTTDPYYEELKNFDLPVVAIDLHIDNESIGIVSVDNKLATYEMTNVLLEKGYQNILFMNGDPKASVSHEREAGYREAMANPSVVYADYSEKKAFDLVIDLFDSNKLLDYQTIFAASDLMAIGCLKALKELKLIDQFALVGFDDITLASYTTPTLTTVRQDILKIAQVAAENVIEHIETGKAKHSFVEFELIERESAKIF; encoded by the coding sequence TTGAAAAAAATAACGATTCGAGATGTTGCAAAATTAGCGAATGTCTCGGTAAGCAGTGTCTCTCACGTATTCAATCATTACGATGATATTAGCGAAGAGACGAAAAGAAAAGTATATGATGCAGCGAAAAAATTAGGGTATGTTCCCAATTCAGCAGCTCGTAGTTTATCAAGTAAGCAGTTAAAAACTGTTGCATTGATTTTGAATGATATCAATGTGATTGCAAGAGGAGTAGCGATGCCTTTAGAAATCATCTCAGGTGTCAGTGATTATCTTGACGATACTGAGTATGAGTTTGTTTTTTACTCAACAAATTTGAAGAAGCAAAAGGAAAAAACGCTAAGACAGTTTTGCAATGAGCATAATATTTCAGGAGTGATCATACAGGGATTACGGACGACAGATCCTTATTATGAAGAGCTCAAAAATTTTGACCTTCCAGTGGTGGCGATCGATTTACATATCGATAACGAGTCGATCGGGATCGTTAGTGTAGATAATAAATTGGCAACGTATGAAATGACTAACGTTCTTCTTGAAAAAGGATATCAGAATATCTTGTTTATGAACGGTGATCCCAAAGCATCTGTCTCTCATGAACGTGAAGCAGGCTACAGAGAAGCGATGGCAAATCCTTCTGTTGTGTATGCTGATTATAGTGAAAAAAAAGCTTTTGATCTAGTCATTGATTTATTTGATTCAAACAAATTACTAGACTACCAAACTATTTTTGCGGCAAGTGATTTAATGGCAATTGGCTGCTTGAAAGCCTTGAAAGAGTTGAAGCTGATCGATCAGTTTGCGTTGGTAGGCTTTGATGATATTACCTTAGCCTCTTATACAACACCAACATTGACTACTGTTCGTCAAGACATCTTAAAAATCGCACAAGTTGCTGCTGAAAATGTGATTGAACATATTGAAACAGGCAAAGCAAAGCATTCATTTGTAGAGTTTGAACTGATCGAAAGAGAAAGTGCCAAAATTTTTTAA
- a CDS encoding RDD family protein, producing MKLLIFIQRILAALIDLIVVYIPVYFMVAVMVKGFFTPGILSAALFVIYNVLAIHSFQGQTIGKYFAKIEVKDVGRSIMDDSIREAVKILYFLPFVGFVTGLLSLGCYLISGRFLHDVIGKSEVVVHG from the coding sequence ATGAAGTTATTGATTTTTATTCAAAGGATTTTGGCTGCTTTGATCGATTTGATCGTGGTCTATATACCCGTCTATTTTATGGTTGCGGTCATGGTGAAAGGCTTCTTTACCCCTGGGATTTTAAGTGCTGCACTTTTTGTGATTTATAATGTTTTAGCGATCCATTCCTTTCAGGGACAAACGATTGGAAAGTATTTTGCCAAAATCGAGGTGAAGGATGTCGGAAGAAGTATCATGGATGATAGCATCCGTGAGGCTGTAAAGATCCTGTATTTTTTACCATTCGTGGGATTTGTCACAGGACTTCTCAGTCTTGGCTGTTATTTGATAAGCGGACGCTTCTTACATGATGTCATTGGGAAAAGTGAGGTGGTTGTCCATGGCTGA
- the pgmB gene encoding beta-phosphoglucomutase: MFKAVLFDLDGVITDTAEYHFLAWKKLGDELGISIDREFNEQLKGVSRTESLQRILASGGREHDFSAEEFDDLAKRKNDNYVEMIQDVSSNDVYPGILELLEELKEHGLKIALASASKNGPLLLDKMTLTDYFDVIADPAKVAEGKPAPDIFLAAAAGVGVNADEAIGIEDAQAGIQAIKAAGALPIGVGESDVLGNDISVVKDTSELTLDYLKKVWNKR; the protein is encoded by the coding sequence ATGTTTAAAGCAGTCTTGTTTGATTTAGATGGTGTCATTACGGACACAGCAGAATATCATTTCTTAGCTTGGAAAAAATTGGGGGATGAATTAGGAATTTCGATCGATAGAGAATTCAATGAGCAGCTGAAAGGCGTTTCTAGAACGGAGTCTTTGCAGCGGATCTTAGCATCAGGCGGTAGAGAACATGACTTTTCTGCAGAAGAATTCGATGATTTAGCAAAACGGAAAAACGATAATTATGTCGAAATGATTCAAGACGTCTCCTCAAACGATGTTTATCCTGGCATCTTGGAGCTGCTTGAAGAATTAAAAGAGCATGGGCTAAAGATTGCATTGGCTTCAGCATCAAAAAACGGGCCACTTCTTTTAGACAAAATGACATTGACGGACTATTTTGATGTGATTGCTGATCCGGCGAAAGTTGCTGAGGGAAAACCAGCGCCAGATATTTTTCTAGCAGCTGCAGCCGGAGTAGGAGTAAACGCTGATGAGGCGATCGGCATAGAAGACGCTCAGGCAGGAATTCAAGCGATAAAAGCTGCAGGCGCCTTGCCAATTGGTGTAGGAGAGTCGGATGTATTAGGAAATGATATATCAGTGGTCAAAGATACTAGCGAACTAACGCTAGATTATTTAAAAAAAGTATGGAATAAACGATAG